The Cytobacillus firmus genome segment CATGCTGGAAAGGATCCATATTAGCGCCATATACAGGAAAGGCAGCACCCGTATTATCCACTTAACCATTCTTCCGTAACTCCTTTAAAAATATTTTCCCAGATCATGCATAATCCAAAAACGTTTGTCGAAAAATAAGCCCAAAAAATTTTTTTTGAGAAATGTATATAATCCTCTCAATCTGTTCAGACTGATTGCTGAGGTGATGATAAATGAGAGAGGAAGAAAAGAAACGATCTTCTCAAGATTCCAGCTTTAAACGCTTTATGAAAAAGCGGTGGGCATTCCCAGCAATCTACATTGCAAGTGCAGCAATCATTCTAACCGGTGTTCTTTGGTACCAGACTAGCGACAACGCTACAGACACTGACAGCTACGATTACGAAGCCACTGATATTACCGGCAAAAAGTACGACGAGCCAGCATTGGAAGTTAACCGTGCAATGGAAAACTTCGTAATGCCTGTCAAAGACCCAGACTCTGCTGTCATTCAAAAACAATTCTATGACTATGACGGCAAGGCTGAAGAACAGGAAGCTGCTCTAGTATTTTACAATAACACATACCATCCGAACACAGGTATTGATATTGCCACTAAGGATGGGGAAACATTTGATGTCCTTGCTGCATTAAGCGGAAAAGTTACCAAGGTAGAAGAAGATTCACTGTTGGGCAATGTCATTGAAGTGGAGCATGACAAAGGGATTGTAACACAATATCAATCTGTTACAGAGATGAATGTTGAGGTTGGCGACCAGGTAGAACAAGGTGATGTCCTTGCAAAGGCAGGCGAAAGCTTGTTTAATGAAGAGGCAGGCGTACATGTACACTTTGAGATCCGCAAAGACGGAACACCGGTCAATCCGCTTGATTTCTTCAATAAGCCGCTAAGCTCTTTACAGGAGCTTGACACAGCTGACAAAGCAGATGCTGAAGAAAACAGCGGGGCAACTGAAGAAAACGATGAGGCTGCTCCTTCTGAGGACAAGTCCTCTGAAGAATCTGCAGATGAAAATGCCGGAAATACGGACGAAGACGAAGGTCAAACTGACGACCAGGTTGAAGAAGACACTGCAACTGAATCAACTGACGCATAATCATAGAGAGTCTGCCAAAACGGCAGGCTCTTTTTTTGGTGACAGGCACCACCCGGTTTTTGTCGAATAATCATTATTTCGACAATTCCGCCATTATCCTGTATAATATTTCGAAAAACGAAGTATGCAGGGGGAGAAGACATGAAGAAGCTGCTGTTAACCGGTTTTGAACCTTTTCTTAATTTTCCGATCAATCCTACAGAAAAGATTGTGAATGTGTTGGATGGCAAAACGGTTGGAAACTATGAAATCATGGGGCATCTGCTGCCGGTTGATTTTAAACTTGCACCAAAAAAAATAGTGGAGGAAGTGGCCGGGAAGAAGCCGGACGCAGTGATTTCTCTCGGGCTGGCTGCCGGGCGGACAGCCATCACTCCTGAGAGAATCGCGATCAATTGCCAGGACGGAGAGCCCGATAATAGCGGAGTCGCACCTGAAGACAAACTGATAGAGGAAAATGGTCCCGATGGCTATTTTTCCACCCTGCCGATCCGGCGGATGGTTAATAGACTTAAGGAAGCAGGATATCCTGCATCCATCTCAAACACAGCGGGGACTTATCTATGCAACAATGTAATGTATTCCGTGCTGCACCTGCTAAAATCGGCAAACACTGAATTACCGGCGGGATTTGTGCACATACCTGCATCCCATGCACTGGCGGCTGCCAGTAAAAAAAGCATGGCAAGCTGGTCGGATGCCGATCTGCTGGAGGCAATTACGCTGATCATAAAAGAATTGGACTAGGGAGCCGGATTGGCTCTTTTTTTTAGCAATTTTCATTATTACTATAGTGTTTTCCTCTAATTCCCTAAAGTTTGCGCCATCCAGTTTTGCTAAAAAAACCTTATATATCAAAGTCCTTTAAAAATATTTATATTTTTTTCCAGCATGTACTTGACCTCAAAATGATTTTTGTACATAATGAAGTATGAATTTTCTTAAAATTAAATGAAATCAGAAAATGGATTATTCAAGTTAAAACTTAAAGCGGAAAGCAGCAGAAATTGACAGCGCTTTCTAAAAAGGGGGAAACCGAATTGCTTCCGTTACTGGCTATGATGATCATTACAGGTACTTGCCTTTTTCTTGCTTTAAGGAAGAAAAGGCCAATCTTCCTGGCAGTCCCATTTCTATCCATCTTTGCTTACTTCCTCGTTCAAATAATCCTTGTTCCCGCACCTTTCATGGATACAGTCAAATTTATTTTCAGTTTAAGGTAATGGTTTTGTCCGGGTCCGGATAATGGATCCGGTAAAATAGCAGCGGTTCGGCTGCATACATCACATTGAAGGAGTGATTTTGGACCAAATTCGTTAGTATTTGAATGCAAATTTATTATTTTTATCGGGGGTGGAGTTTTGAAGAAAATCGATAAAAAAGTAGCGGACAGTTATTTTCGCGAAAAGACTCGGAATATGATCATATATTTTGCTATTGGCTTTCTAGCCTCTTTCGGCGTGGTCTTCTTTGCAGAACCATTAAGCGATATTACCATTAACGGATTCCCATTCCATTACTTTATGGGTGCACAGGGAGCTGTACTGACGTTTATCATTCTGCTGTTTGTTAATGCAAAAATGGGAGATGCGATTGACCGGAAATATGGAATTGACGAAAACAAAAATGAACAAATCAGTTCTGGGAAAGTTCTTGATCATTAATTAACGAAAAATAGGCGGCTGTTCGAGCTTCCGCAATACAGAGAGATAAAAGGGGCGTCAAAAAAATCGATCGAAAAAAAGGGGGATGTTCTTGGATACACAGTTTTTGGTCTCATTATCTATCATTTTAGCTACATTTGCTTTGTATATTGGCATAGCCATTTACAATAAGGCAAAAGAAACTTCTGAGTTTTATGTTGCCGGCCGCGGAGTACCGCCAATTTTCAATGGAATGGCGATTGGTGCTGACTGGATGAGTGCCGCTTCCTTTATCGGGATGGCAGGAACGATCATGCTTATGGGCTATGACGGTCTTGCTTATATTATGGGCTG includes the following:
- a CDS encoding M23 family metallopeptidase, which produces MREEEKKRSSQDSSFKRFMKKRWAFPAIYIASAAIILTGVLWYQTSDNATDTDSYDYEATDITGKKYDEPALEVNRAMENFVMPVKDPDSAVIQKQFYDYDGKAEEQEAALVFYNNTYHPNTGIDIATKDGETFDVLAALSGKVTKVEEDSLLGNVIEVEHDKGIVTQYQSVTEMNVEVGDQVEQGDVLAKAGESLFNEEAGVHVHFEIRKDGTPVNPLDFFNKPLSSLQELDTADKADAEENSGATEENDEAAPSEDKSSEESADENAGNTDEDEGQTDDQVEEDTATESTDA
- a CDS encoding pyroglutamyl-peptidase I is translated as MKKLLLTGFEPFLNFPINPTEKIVNVLDGKTVGNYEIMGHLLPVDFKLAPKKIVEEVAGKKPDAVISLGLAAGRTAITPERIAINCQDGEPDNSGVAPEDKLIEENGPDGYFSTLPIRRMVNRLKEAGYPASISNTAGTYLCNNVMYSVLHLLKSANTELPAGFVHIPASHALAAASKKSMASWSDADLLEAITLIIKELD
- a CDS encoding DUF4212 domain-containing protein, whose translation is MKKIDKKVADSYFREKTRNMIIYFAIGFLASFGVVFFAEPLSDITINGFPFHYFMGAQGAVLTFIILLFVNAKMGDAIDRKYGIDENKNEQISSGKVLDH